The Asticcacaulis excentricus CB 48 genomic sequence CGCTCCGCCGGCCTGATAAGCCGCCGCAAGTGTAGCCGGCTCGAAGTCCTCACGAATCAGTCCTTTGGACGGGCTGGCCTTCTTCACCTCGGCGATCAGCGACAGGCTGTGCGGCTGTTTGTGGGCCACCAGCGCGCGTTGAAAGCCGCGCGGTGCGCTGACCTTTGTGATACGTGCCTCCAGCGCCGACAGTGATGCCGCAGGCTTGCGTTCGGCGACTTCCGTGCGCTTGTAGGTGGCGATCTTTTCCAGAATATCGGACATGTCTTAGGTGTTCGTAAGGGTGACGAGTTGATCGAGCGCGGCCAGAGCCTTGCCGTCATCAAGGCTGGCGGCGGCGTAATCGAGCCCTTCGCGCAGGGTCTCCACCGCGCCGCCGACCAGGAAGGCCGCCGCGGCATTGAGCATGACGATATCGCGATAGGGGCCTTTTTCGCCCTCCAGTAGACGACGCAGGGCGGCGGCATTGTGTTCCGGCGCACCGCCCGTGATGTCGACCAGCGCCGCGCGCGGCAAACCCACGGCTTCGGGCGTAATGGTGAACAGGCGCAGCTTGCCGTCCTTCCATTCCGCCACCTCGGTTTCGCCCGTGGTCGTCAGTTCATCGAGACCGGAACCGTGTACGACCCAGGCGTGAACGGCCTCAAGCTGCCCCAGCGCCTTGCCAATCGGCTCGATGAAGCGCGGGGAGGGCACGCCCACCACCTGACGCCGCGCGCCAGCGGGATTGGTGAGGGGGCCCAACAGATTGAAAATAGTGCGAAAACCGAGCTGCTGCCGGATCGGAGAGACGTGTTTCATCGCCCCGTGATGCGCCACAGCGAACAGGAAGCAGATACCGGCTTCCTCCAGCGCCTTGCGCTGCTGTTCCGGCGTGGCGTCGATATTGACGCCCAGTGCCGCCAGAACATCCGCCGTGCCGGATTTCGAGGTGATGGCGCGGTTGCCGTGCTTGGCGACCTTCAGGCCGCCGCCGGCCGCCACAAAACCAACGGCTGTGGATATGTTGAGCGTATGCAGCCCATCGCCACCAGTGCCGCAGACATCGACCGTGTCATAGGGATGATCAAGCCTCTTGGCCGCTGCGCGCATGGCACGGGCGCAGGCGGCGATTTCGCCGACGGTTTCACCGCGCAGGCGGATAGCGGTTACGGCAGCCGCCACCTGAGCCGGGGTCGGTTCGCCGCGCAGACAAGCGGAAAAGAAGATTTCGGCGTCGGCGTCAGACAGGGTCTGACCGTCCGCCAGCTTGGCCAGCAAGGGTTTGAAGGCGTCAGACATAGAGGTTGTGGCTCTCGATACCGGCCAGACGCAGGAAGTTGGCCAGAATCTGATGGCCGCCTTCGGTGGCAATGGATTCCGGATGGAATTGCACGCCGTGGATGGGGCGCGTGCGGTGCTGGACGCCCATGATTTCGCCGTCATCGGTCCAGGCGGTGACGATCAGGTCATCGGGCAGGGTTTCGCGCTTGATGGCCAGCGAGTGATAGCGCGTCGCCGTGAACGGATTGGGCAGGTCCTTGAACAGGCCGATGTCTTTGTGATGGATCTGGCTGGTCTTACCGTGCATCAGCGTCTTGGCGCGGATGACGTCGCCACCATAGGCCTGACCGATCGACTGATGCCCCAGACAGACGCCAAAGATCGGCAGGTCTTCGGGGGCCGCACGCAGCAGCGGCAGACAGATGCCGGCCTGATCCGGCGCACACGGTCCCGGCGACAGCAGAACCGCCTTTGGCTTCAGCGCCAGCGCGTCCTGAACGCTCAGCGCGTCGTTGCGGTACACCTGCGTTTCCGCGCCCAGTTCCGCCAGATAGTGCACCAGATTATAGGTGAAGCTGTCGTAATTATCGATGACAAGGATCATGGCCAACTCCCATGCAAGCGATATAGGCAAAGGCGGCGCAAAAACCAAACGGAAATGGCCCAAAGCCCGGACGTTTCAACGGTTTCACGCTTGAGCATGCCTAAATTTCCCATAAGATATATTATGCGATATATTGGTGTAGCCGGAAGGTGGGCACTCAGAGTGCCCACCTTCCGGACTATTTCAGCGTCAATTCGTATTCGGGCGTCAGTCGGATCGCGTCAATACGCGCCACCTGACCGTCCGTGAATTGTGGTTTCACGCTGGCGTCGAAATAGACTTTTGAATCCTCGCGCAGTGGCATGACGCTGAGTGTCAGTGGCTCCGTTAGTTTGTTGGCATAACGCTTAAGCCCGATACGCCACGTCCTCCCGATATAGTATTCGTCATCAAGCATCTGCGAACCTGAAAACAACCGCGCCACATCGCCCTGATAATCGACATCCAGATAGACGTCGGATACCCCTCTCAGTGCCTCTTGCGGTGCCTTCACGGTCCATGCGGCCGAAGCGCCGAAACTTTCCGGTTCAGGCACGATGGGTGTATTTCGCGGCCCCCAAGTCTTCAGCGGCGGTGCCCTGCCTGCCTGGCGCAGAAGCTGCCATTCGGCGGACAATTTTACCGGCGGTGCCAAAGCGCCCCAGTTCTGAAACAGCCCCTTTGAAGGCTCAAATTTTAGTTTCAGATTTGAAGTTAAATTATTTGA encodes the following:
- the trpD gene encoding anthranilate phosphoribosyltransferase, translated to MSDAFKPLLAKLADGQTLSDADAEIFFSACLRGEPTPAQVAAAVTAIRLRGETVGEIAACARAMRAAAKRLDHPYDTVDVCGTGGDGLHTLNISTAVGFVAAGGGLKVAKHGNRAITSKSGTADVLAALGVNIDATPEQQRKALEEAGICFLFAVAHHGAMKHVSPIRQQLGFRTIFNLLGPLTNPAGARRQVVGVPSPRFIEPIGKALGQLEAVHAWVVHGSGLDELTTTGETEVAEWKDGKLRLFTITPEAVGLPRAALVDITGGAPEHNAAALRRLLEGEKGPYRDIVMLNAAAAFLVGGAVETLREGLDYAAASLDDGKALAALDQLVTLTNT
- a CDS encoding anthranilate synthase component II; this translates as MILVIDNYDSFTYNLVHYLAELGAETQVYRNDALSVQDALALKPKAVLLSPGPCAPDQAGICLPLLRAAPEDLPIFGVCLGHQSIGQAYGGDVIRAKTLMHGKTSQIHHKDIGLFKDLPNPFTATRYHSLAIKRETLPDDLIVTAWTDDGEIMGVQHRTRPIHGVQFHPESIATEGGHQILANFLRLAGIESHNLYV